A segment of the Hyperolius riggenbachi isolate aHypRig1 chromosome 8, aHypRig1.pri, whole genome shotgun sequence genome:
CAAGGTTCAATAATGAATTTCATTACCCAGTGACATAGATATAGACAGTAATTTATATCAGACTGACAAAAATTAGTTTCTTTTTTATCAAGTGACATATATTTGTGCTGTATTCAAAGTTATactacataaaaaaaatagccaAAGTATACACTGTTATCTTGAAAAAATCATTAACAAAAACTTGGAAGATGAACAGCAAgtgatatataataataataatatgtctaCTCCTCATGGGAATGATTGAGAAGACTCTATTGCTCCCGTATAATTGTAAATCGCTCATAAGTTCATCTACAAGCTCTAAAGTATTGCAATAGCACATGTTTAGAAGCAGATCTTTGCAAGAATTAGACAGGTAAAATCCATTAGGCACTTGGAGACCTTCCTTGCATCTCTACATCTGTGAACTGTGGCATTTCTGAGCTCTCTGTATTGGGGGTAATAGGAGAGATGACATGCTTAATACGCAAGAGCATAGTAAACAATAGAACCAGGAGGACAGCAAGTAGACCTAGGAATAAGCCCACATACAAGTAGAGGTTGGAATATTTATCCGCTGTTGTAGCTGTTGTTTCTGTGGCCACTGTTGGAAGCTGCTGAACATAGATAGTTCTGTTTCCACGAAACTTGAAGTAGGCTTCAGTCATTGCTTGAGATACTAATGTGTAGCTTCAACTGATGTTGCTAAACCCGTCAGTGAAGGTATTTAAACAAACAAGAAGCATGGGCCTGCTGGCTGGTACAAGCCAATATGTGTTTGTTCCTCAAATGCAGAATACCTTCAGCCATAACTACTAACCCTGTGCCATTAGTTCAAAAATGTCTGCATTTCAAAGTGTAAACCACTGGCTAttagcattacattacagtagagtaGAGTGGGTTTGTAAAATGTATCAAATGGTTCATCACATTTTAGCAAAATAGAAAATTCAGTTCTAATTAATAAAGTTTAGCTGGGATTTGGAGAGCAAAGTTGACGTTTCGGTCTTTCAGGAGCCAATCCCAGAGACTTTTCTCTTCATCATCCGGTTCACTGGTGCAGTAGTTctgtaatgagaaaaaaatgTAGAGTATTAACATAAAAAGATGGTTGAGGTTCTGGATCCAACAGTAAagtcatagtaaaaaaaaattgtctaacCTTATGCcaatttttcctgattttttgCACAACGGACAATAGTTTCCATGTATTTGAAACATGGGTACATGTGAGTGATTAAACCAgcttttctcaacctttttaccctggaagtagcagtagggtattgtaccgtgttagccatcagtaaaagcaagaagttttaaatcaggatgataccatttatttgctaactaaaaagaataagaataagcaagcttttggccatgcagccttcgtcgggcttaaatcctgtttgtttgcaggctggtggtacagacaggttTGTACACGCAACATCAAAAGGGTaaacatagattttatttttttcaagcataaatacatgtcattaagatgccttaagtgaaacagaacatctaaatggggtgggaggttgttagctgagataagaatccttgattataccatgctcacagacctgggagttggacagaCACAGAGGTAtcataaattctgagttcacaagtttagctatataggctgagaaagagtttaaatatcatcagcctcataccaatataaaaagtttttgtccttattcaagcccttgtccactgctatgaaccaatttatacattttgtttctgctactaATCGATCATTtgccgttttgaagccacccttcagggcagtgacacgaagatcatacatgctgtgtccattggaacgaaagtgtgtagcaactgggagtccagatttggtatcgttaatagtGTTCCTGTGTCTATTTATACATATGCGCAGAGTttttccagtttctcccacgtacataacattggagcatttagcacacatgatcagatataccagattggtggaaccacgggaaaatgtgccttgtactctgtactcctgttgtgaacctggtattgtTAACCtgccagtggagtaaatgtgtctgcaggtcccacacctttttttgtcggcagggtgatgttccgttttgttgaggcctattcaaagcactcctgacaatcatctgttttagattgtgtggttgccgatatgacaagaggggaggtttagggaatatctttctcagtctgtgatccttgtgtaaaatgggatgaagttccttagcaatcctccttaagatttccaggtgtgggatgtaggtgacaaccaaagggacacgctcctctttctggttttgcttatacttCAGAAGTTCAGTCCTGTGGATGAtgttggctttcctgatttgggcctcagccataggaggactgtaaccttgtttaatgaaagtgttcttaaggtgatccaggtgcttgtctctgtccatcctgtcagaacaaatccggttgtaccttatagcttggctgtaaattatagagttcttaatgtgcttgggatgaaaactgtcatatcttaggtatgtggggtggtctgtaggtttgcgatacacagaggtttgtaggttgttacccctgatgtatatggtggtgtccagaaagtgaatctctgtgtgagagtaggtaagtttcaatttgattgtaggatggaaggcattgaagttcctgtagaattgaagatcatcctcacttgcggaccagatgattaaaatatcatcaatgaagcggaagtaggccatgggttttatgcgacatgcattgaggtattcctctttgattttggccatgaagagatttgcatactgtggtgcaaaTCGTTAAACCATTGCCACGgctatctgctgtaaatagaggtcctgtccaaaagtgaaataattatgagtgagaataaatttgatcagtccagcaataggctttaaGGTATGCCCTGACCATGAAGATATTTACCacgggccgcaataccatcatcatgggggatgttcgtgtacagggattcCACGTCCATCATGGCCAGTatagttccctcaggtactgggccgatggctgtcagtttgttgaggaggtgggtggtatcttgtatgtagctgggtattttacagacaagaggtttcaagatgttttccagccaccctgagatgttctctgtaagagttccgctccctgagattatgggtctgcctgggtttccctctttgtggatgttgggaagcatgtaaaagcagactgttctaggctcttcagggataagggtccttacatgttgtctgatgtttgcaggcaatctgttaaccatcctattgagtgctaTCCTGTAGCCTTTTGGGGGTCCccttgtaatttggcatagtgagtggtgttggataattgtctttgtgcctcctggatgtagtcactggtgttcattatgactatggcaccacctttatccgctggtttaataataatgtccttattctccttaagggatctgatggcctgtcgctcctgtgggGTTACGTTCtaggccagtgtctttctttaattcaggatcctgtcagagattctgcatctgaatttgttgatgtatttgttcagggccgggttttttccttctttgggggtccgtctttttttcttctttttagatctggtgcgttttggcccattatccattgtatcacaggcacccttatcatggtagtgttccttgagttgcagctttctgaaaaattcctccatatctccacagagtgcaatcctgtctatgggtctcgcagtgcagaatgacaggcctttggagagtactgacatttcagattcagtagcctgataagaggaaagattcattacacctgtgggatgctctttttctgctgctgctttttctgctgctttttCTGATATGGAGGATTTTTCAGAAAGCTACCATTATAAGGAGGCCTGTGATACtatggataatggaccaaaacgcaccagatctaaaaagaagaaaaaaagatggacccccaaagaaggaaaaaacctggccctggacaaatacatcaacaaattcagacgcagaatctccGACAGAatccaaattacagggggaccccacaaaaggctacaggatggcacacaataggatggttaacagattgcctgcaaacatcagacaacatgtaaggattcttatccctgaagagcctagaacagcctgcttttacatgcttcccaacatCCACAAAGAgagaaacccaggcaggcccataatctcagggagcggaacttttACAGAgaccatctcagggtggctggaaaacaccttgaaacctcttgtctgtaatagacccagctacatacaggataccagccacctcctgaacaaactgacagccattggcccagtacctgagggaaccatactggccacgatggaagtggagtccctgtacacgaacatcccccatgatgatggtattgcggcctgtcgtAAATATCTTCATGGTCAGGGCATACCggtaaagcctattgctggactgatcaaattcattctcactcataattatttcacttttggatttACAGCAGATAGCCGTGGCAATAGGTTCACGAtttgcaccacagtatgcaaatctcttcatggccaaaatcaaagaggaatacctcaatgcatgtcgcataaaacccatggcctacttccgcttcatttatgatattttaatcaactggtctgcaagtgaggatgatcttctccagttccacaggaacttcaatgccttccatcctacaatcaaattgaaacttagctactctcacacagagattcactttctggacaccaccatatacatcaggggtaacaacctacaaacctctgtgtatcgcaaacctacagaccgtcccacatacctaagatatgacagttttcattctaagcacattaagaactctataatttacagccaagctataaggtacaaccggatttgttttgacaggatggacagagacaagcacctggatcaccttaaagaggagctgttaggtataaggtctcagagaaaataaacacatatatcagtagctaaagattggctgtacttacattacatatgcatttcactgtccacgtttgtacttcacagaatttgtatatagtatatgcagagatagatgctcctgacagctcatggcaggctccatgtttttctgtcaaatgtgtcgtcatgtcctgcctgcttcctgatcacagataagctcgtacttgaacaacacagtgtgcagtgaatattaatgagccatgtggctaggaacaatagctgactcctgcagtgtactctgcccgagatttatcagtgctacgcgattacaagctgctgtaacatctcattagcagccgaggggagagccccagaatgctttgcagtatggtatgcggcttgcgtcttcttaagaataacagacttgctgataagcacacatcaaaggtaactgagatttttatcttcactaattgcttttgggcttccttctaaactgtttaacacaggagaatagaggtttaaattagcttctgcagcctgacagttactctttaagaacactttcattaaacaaggttacagtcctcctatggctgaggcccaaatcaggaaagccaacaTCATccacaggactgaactcctgaaatataagcaaaaccagaaagagaagcgtgtccctttggttgtcacctacatcccacacctggaaatcttaaggaggattgctaaggaacttcatcccattttacacaaggatcacagactgagaaagatatacCCCAAACCTCCCCTCGTGTCATATCAGcacccacacaatctaaaacagatgattgtcaggagtttttTGAATagacctcaacaaaacggaacatcaccctgctgacaaaaaaaggtgtgggacctgcagacacatgtactccactgacaggttaacgataccaggttcacaacaggagtacagagtacaaggcacattttcccgtggttccaccaatctgatatatctgatcatgtgtgctaaatgccccaatgttatgtacgtgggagaaattgGACAAACTCTgcacaaacgtatgaatggacacaggcacactattaacgataccaaatctggactcccagttgctacacactttcgttccaatggacacagcatgtatgatcttcatgtcactgccctgaagggtggcttcaaaacgtcaaatgatcgattaatagcagaaacaaaatgtataaattggttcaaagcagtggacaagggcttgaataaggacaataactttttatattggtatgaggctgatgatatttaaactctttctcagcctatatagctaaacttgtgaactcagaattaacgatacctctgtgtctgtccaactcccaggtctgtgagcatggtgtaaacaagtattcttatctcagctaacaacctcccaccccatttagatgttctgtttcacttaaagagaacccgaggtgggtttgaagaatgttatctgcatacagaggctggatctgcctatacagcccagcctctgttgctatcccaaacccccctaaggtccccctgcactctgcagttcctcataaatcacagccacgctgctgacaaacagcttgtcagagctggctgtgtttatctctatagtgtcagtctgctgctctccccgcctcctgcagaactccaatcccagcctgcatcccttccctccctgctgattggagggaagggacgggggcagggaccggagctatgcaggaggcgggggagcagctgagactgacactacagatgtaaacacagcctcacagcatggctgtgatttatgagggattgcagagtgcagggggaccttagtggggtttgggatagcaacagaggctgggctgtataggcagatccagcctctgtatgcagataacattctttaaacacacctcgggttctctttaaggcatcttactgacatgtatttatgcttgcaaaaaaaatctatgttttcccttttgatgttgcatgcataaacctgtctgtaccaccagcctgcaaa
Coding sequences within it:
- the SERTM2 gene encoding serine-rich and transmembrane domain-containing 2 yields the protein MTEAYFKFRGNRTIYVQQLPTVATETTATTADKYSNLYLYVGLFLGLLAVLLVLLFTMLLRIKHVISPITPNTESSEMPQFTDVEMQGRSPSA